In Rubrivirga sp. SAORIC476, the following are encoded in one genomic region:
- a CDS encoding phage holin family protein, producing MIQQPSPVLDPPAQVAPESRMLPPHQTKLDRVTGHLAALSADLRDWTELRVDLVKRQIEGVQAQIDRVQHFVDAAGFFVAALVLAIIALLFVFVTIALGIGALLGSPGWGFLVTTLLLLLGAGLSSVLGLRRVRARQAEALEARRLAREEKDRSVDSLQREQAAAVRNAAV from the coding sequence GTGATTCAGCAGCCGTCACCGGTCCTGGATCCGCCGGCCCAGGTCGCGCCGGAGTCGCGGATGCTGCCGCCGCACCAGACCAAGCTGGACCGCGTGACTGGTCACCTCGCCGCGCTCTCGGCAGACCTTCGCGACTGGACCGAACTCCGCGTCGATCTCGTGAAGCGCCAGATCGAGGGCGTCCAGGCACAGATCGACCGGGTTCAGCACTTCGTCGACGCGGCGGGCTTCTTCGTCGCCGCGCTGGTGCTCGCCATCATCGCCCTGCTGTTCGTGTTCGTCACGATCGCGCTGGGCATCGGGGCGCTTCTCGGGAGCCCGGGATGGGGCTTCCTCGTCACGACCCTTCTCCTCCTCCTCGGGGCGGGGCTCTCGTCCGTGCTCGGGCTCCGTCGGGTCCGCGCGCGGCAGGCTGAGGCCCTCGAGGCCCGACGGCTCGCACGGGAGGAGAAGGACCGCAGTGTCGACTCCCTCCAGCGCGAGCAGGCGGCCGCCGTCCGCAACGCCGCCGTTTGA
- a CDS encoding NifU N-terminal domain-containing protein has product MTISPRPTPNPNSLKFDVDGATVIDRGLLAYHSAREAAGDDLARDLFAIRGVESLLIVPAFVTVTKHPAADWDDLAEGVEHVLRRHLTAG; this is encoded by the coding sequence ATGACGATCTCCCCACGCCCGACGCCCAATCCCAACAGCCTCAAATTCGACGTCGACGGTGCGACGGTGATCGACCGCGGCCTGCTGGCCTACCACTCGGCCCGCGAGGCCGCCGGGGACGACCTCGCCCGCGACCTGTTCGCCATCCGCGGCGTCGAGTCGCTCCTGATCGTGCCCGCCTTCGTGACGGTCACCAAGCACCCCGCCGCCGACTGGGACGATCTGGCGGAGGGCGTCGAGCACGTCCTTCGCCGGCATCTGACGGCCGGGTAG
- a CDS encoding GMC family oxidoreductase — MTDYIIVGGGTAGCVLAARLSEDPDHSVLLLEAGDRDHHPEIHIPATFSRLFQTDADWNYHTEPQAGAANRALYWPRGKVLGGSSSINAMIYIRGHHADFDGWAADGCDGWGFADALPYFKRSEDNVRGASAYHGAGGPLRIEDPKDPSPVSLAFIEAAVAAGMPRTADFNGEQQAGAGLYQLTQKAGRRASAATAFLKPARRRQNLTVRTGALVRRVVIEHGRAVGVEIVQDGRIETVYADREVIVCGGAVNSPQILMLSGIGPADDLRALGLDVVVDRPAVGDNLHDHLITGLHFALREPVSLVNAESISSVLRYLVTRRGMLSSNIAEAGLFVDSHGAGGVPDLQFHVAPILFQDHGLTPPTDHGFSIGPTLVRPKSRGRLTLRSADPTVHPAIDPAALAEQADVDVLVAGLRLAREIAEAGPLDRFRGEMLLPGPASFDTADLERHVRETSETLYHPVGTCRMGADADAVVDPDLRVRGVEGLRVVDASVMPTITNGNTNAPTLMIAERAADLIRQDVSVADRHEVA; from the coding sequence ATGACCGACTACATCATCGTGGGAGGGGGCACGGCGGGGTGCGTCCTCGCCGCCCGGCTGAGCGAGGACCCCGATCACTCCGTCCTGCTCCTCGAAGCAGGCGACCGCGACCACCACCCGGAGATCCACATCCCGGCGACGTTCTCGCGGCTGTTCCAGACGGACGCCGACTGGAACTACCACACCGAGCCCCAGGCGGGCGCCGCGAACCGCGCCCTCTACTGGCCGCGCGGCAAGGTGCTCGGCGGGTCGTCGTCGATCAACGCGATGATCTACATCCGCGGTCACCATGCTGACTTCGACGGCTGGGCCGCTGATGGCTGCGACGGCTGGGGGTTCGCAGACGCGCTGCCATACTTCAAGCGGAGCGAGGACAACGTCCGCGGCGCCTCGGCCTATCACGGCGCGGGAGGTCCGCTCCGGATCGAGGACCCGAAGGACCCGAGCCCGGTCAGCCTCGCGTTCATCGAGGCGGCGGTCGCGGCCGGAATGCCGCGCACAGCCGACTTCAATGGCGAGCAGCAGGCTGGCGCCGGACTCTACCAGCTCACCCAGAAGGCCGGGCGCCGAGCGTCGGCGGCGACCGCGTTCCTCAAGCCCGCGCGTCGGCGGCAGAACCTGACCGTGCGGACGGGCGCGCTGGTGCGCCGGGTGGTGATCGAGCACGGCCGCGCCGTCGGCGTCGAGATCGTGCAGGATGGGCGCATCGAGACGGTCTACGCCGACCGCGAGGTGATCGTCTGCGGCGGCGCCGTCAACTCGCCCCAGATCCTGATGCTCTCCGGCATCGGCCCCGCCGACGACCTTCGGGCCCTCGGCCTCGACGTCGTGGTGGACCGGCCCGCGGTGGGCGACAACCTGCACGACCACCTGATCACCGGGCTGCACTTCGCGCTCCGCGAGCCCGTCTCGCTCGTCAACGCCGAGAGCATCAGCAGCGTCTTGCGCTACCTCGTTACCCGGCGGGGGATGCTGTCGTCCAACATCGCCGAGGCGGGCCTGTTCGTCGATTCCCACGGGGCGGGCGGCGTGCCCGATCTCCAGTTCCACGTCGCGCCGATCCTCTTCCAGGACCACGGCCTGACCCCGCCCACCGACCACGGCTTCTCCATCGGGCCGACGCTCGTGCGTCCGAAGAGCCGGGGTCGCCTGACCCTCCGCTCGGCCGACCCGACGGTGCACCCGGCCATCGACCCGGCGGCGCTCGCCGAGCAGGCCGATGTAGACGTGCTGGTCGCGGGCCTTCGGCTGGCCCGCGAGATCGCCGAGGCGGGGCCGCTCGACCGCTTCCGCGGGGAGATGCTGCTCCCCGGCCCGGCCTCGTTCGACACCGCCGACCTGGAGCGCCACGTCCGCGAGACCTCCGAGACCCTCTATCACCCCGTCGGGACCTGCCGGATGGGGGCGGACGCCGACGCGGTGGTGGACCCCGACCTGCGCGTGCGCGGCGTCGAGGGGCTCCGCGTGGTGGACGCCTCCGTGATGCCGACCATCACGAACGGCAACACCAACGCCCCAACGCTCATGATCGCCGAACGGGCGGCGGACCTGATCCGCCAGGACGTCTCGGTGGCCGACCGTCACGAGGTAGCCTGA
- a CDS encoding HRDC domain-containing protein — translation MIDTTDRLEALCDRARTLPAVALDTEFVWERSYYPGLGLIQVGLGGDDVHLIDTIALEGQMGALGEVLADPSVVKVLHDATQDLQILARATGTLPVNSFDTQRAAGLVGQTATASLQDLVEWAVGIRLDKGETRSNWLKRPLTDSQARYAEDDVRYLLDVYQKLRDEAQARGRAEWVDAEMERYNDPSLFEESDPNDAVDRLKVRGIGRMSGRQRAVLRAVAAWREVEARDLDRTRRMVLPDEALAAIADRMPETADDLRRLRLTDRQVARYADGLLDAVQAGAEAEPERVQRRGRPGPEDEKRAARLLVAQGFLAGRCEREDIDSALVATKAQLAAIVEAGPDAVADAFPGWRYDFVGRDLEGLLRGTVAVRLDAGDGWPVAG, via the coding sequence ATGATCGACACGACCGACCGACTGGAAGCCCTCTGCGACCGAGCCCGGACGCTCCCCGCTGTCGCCCTCGACACCGAGTTCGTCTGGGAGCGGAGCTACTACCCCGGCCTCGGCCTCATCCAGGTCGGCCTCGGGGGGGACGACGTCCATCTGATCGATACGATCGCGTTGGAGGGGCAGATGGGCGCGCTCGGTGAGGTGCTCGCGGACCCCTCTGTGGTGAAGGTGCTCCACGACGCGACCCAGGATCTCCAGATCCTCGCGCGGGCGACGGGCACGCTGCCGGTGAACTCGTTCGACACGCAGCGCGCGGCCGGGCTCGTTGGGCAGACCGCGACGGCGTCGCTGCAGGATCTCGTCGAGTGGGCCGTCGGGATCCGCCTCGACAAGGGGGAGACACGGTCCAACTGGCTCAAGCGCCCGCTCACGGATTCGCAGGCGCGCTACGCCGAGGACGACGTGCGCTACCTCCTCGACGTGTACCAGAAGCTCCGCGACGAGGCCCAGGCGCGGGGGCGCGCCGAGTGGGTGGACGCCGAGATGGAGCGCTACAATGATCCCTCGCTGTTCGAGGAGTCCGACCCGAACGACGCCGTCGACCGCCTCAAGGTGCGCGGCATCGGGCGCATGTCGGGCCGCCAGCGCGCCGTGCTTCGGGCCGTCGCCGCGTGGCGCGAGGTGGAGGCGCGGGACCTGGACCGGACACGCCGCATGGTGCTGCCAGACGAGGCCCTGGCGGCCATCGCCGACCGGATGCCGGAGACTGCGGACGATTTGCGTCGACTCCGCCTCACCGACCGCCAGGTCGCCCGCTACGCCGACGGTCTCCTCGACGCCGTCCAGGCGGGCGCCGAGGCGGAGCCGGAGCGCGTCCAGCGCCGCGGTCGGCCGGGGCCGGAGGACGAGAAGCGCGCCGCGCGCCTGCTGGTCGCCCAGGGCTTCCTGGCCGGGCGGTGCGAGCGGGAGGACATCGACTCGGCGCTCGTCGCCACCAAGGCCCAACTCGCTGCCATCGTCGAGGCGGGGCCGGATGCGGTCGCGGACGCCTTCCCGGGCTGGCGGTACGACTTTGTCGGACGTGACCTGGAGGGGCTGTTGCGGGGCACCGTCGCGGTGCGGCTCGACGCCGGGGACGGGTGGCCGGTGGCGGGCTGA
- a CDS encoding redoxin family protein: MLRLLLVLLLASGASAQGITYGDALPMADAALASADGSQTTLSASAGAAGLVVVFWSNACPWTDRYAPRLADLAERYTPAGIGFVLVNANDPAQSDRESATASREYATGAGLVMPYLADPSGALASAFGATSAPHVFFFDAGRVLRYDGTLDDSPASADRVRVPYLAQAMDQSVAGLPIEVQRTQAFGCALKQTTD, from the coding sequence ATGCTCCGACTCCTCCTCGTCCTCCTCCTGGCTTCGGGCGCGTCCGCTCAGGGCATCACCTACGGCGACGCGCTCCCCATGGCCGACGCCGCGCTGGCCTCCGCCGACGGCTCCCAGACGACCCTGTCCGCCTCGGCGGGCGCGGCGGGCCTCGTGGTCGTGTTCTGGAGCAACGCCTGCCCGTGGACCGACCGCTACGCGCCCCGCCTCGCCGATCTGGCGGAGCGCTACACGCCCGCGGGCATCGGGTTCGTGCTGGTGAATGCGAACGACCCGGCACAGTCGGACCGTGAGTCGGCGACGGCGTCGCGCGAGTACGCCACCGGTGCGGGGCTGGTGATGCCGTACCTCGCCGACCCCAGCGGCGCGCTGGCGAGCGCCTTCGGGGCGACCAGCGCGCCCCACGTGTTCTTTTTCGACGCCGGCCGCGTGCTGCGCTACGACGGGACGCTGGACGACAGCCCCGCCTCGGCGGACCGCGTCCGGGTGCCCTACCTCGCGCAGGCGATGGACCAGAGTGTCGCCGGGTTGCCCATCGAGGTCCAGCGCACCCAGGCCTTCGGGTGCGCCCTCAAGCAGACGACCGACTGA
- a CDS encoding TlpA disulfide reductase family protein, with protein sequence MRLLLFLPLLAAVGCASDPVPESSPSDAATADGPGADLPIVEVVSAEALIDDVVTMEADVVVLNFWATWCGPCRTEFPEFVRFDEEMADQNVHVRFVAIQEASAYPAIRAFLAEHEVTDPSYLYTGPGDLTSQLNPMVGGALPITMILDGDGIVQDTHVGEMSYDELAASVDAARSSS encoded by the coding sequence ATGCGTCTCCTGCTCTTCCTCCCGCTTCTCGCCGCCGTCGGCTGCGCGTCCGATCCTGTTCCCGAATCGTCCCCTTCAGACGCCGCGACGGCGGACGGTCCCGGGGCCGACCTGCCCATCGTCGAGGTCGTGAGCGCTGAAGCGCTCATCGACGACGTGGTGACGATGGAGGCCGACGTGGTGGTGCTCAACTTCTGGGCGACGTGGTGCGGCCCGTGCCGGACCGAGTTCCCCGAGTTCGTGCGCTTCGACGAGGAGATGGCCGACCAGAACGTGCATGTCCGGTTCGTGGCCATCCAGGAGGCGAGCGCGTACCCGGCCATTCGCGCGTTCCTGGCCGAGCACGAGGTCACCGACCCGTCCTACCTCTACACCGGCCCCGGCGACCTCACGTCACAGCTCAACCCCATGGTGGGCGGCGCGCTCCCCATCACCATGATTCTCGACGGGGACGGCATCGTGCAGGACACGCACGTCGGGGAGATGAGCTACGACGAACTGGCCGCCTCCGTCGACGCCGCCCGCTCCTCCTCCTGA
- a CDS encoding M14 family metallopeptidase, whose product MTRLVLPLLAAVAAGCASVAPPASVSASPGLVTPAEACDYSCTATYDQVREVLALVAADSDLRLGTFGRTVEGRDLPLVVWGAEAATAEAVRATGKTRVLVFATIHAGETDGKDAMLELLRDVSAGAHAAWPDSLVLMVAPIYNADGNERVGYDNRPYQLGPVEGMGQRPNADGLDLNRDFMKLASPEARALVGLIRDADPHVVVDLHTTNGTFMGYHLTYAPGLSPNTPAGLDADLWDRWLPSISDAILASDDFATYHYGNVPGAFGEETTAPRGWYSYSPQPRYSSNYVGVRGRYGILSESYSYASYGERVAVSRRFVEEIVDRVWAEATHVRQRVAEADAERVMGQTVAVRATWEALPEPVEILLGAVDTLAHPVTGSPMYQRRDVRTPETMPAYVRFAPSETVTAPTAYLVSSEVADTVAPLLDGHGIQYRPGRFPEAGAQRFRVDSVRTAARAFQDVRMQEVFGTWEEAPAGVSGAGLIVPVDQQLGRLVVMLLEPRSDDGLVAWGVLAGALAEDRVPIQRIPAR is encoded by the coding sequence GTGACCCGACTCGTCCTCCCACTGTTGGCAGCCGTCGCGGCGGGCTGCGCCTCCGTCGCCCCGCCCGCCTCGGTGTCCGCGTCGCCCGGCCTGGTGACACCCGCCGAGGCGTGCGACTACAGCTGCACAGCCACCTACGACCAGGTGCGCGAGGTGCTGGCGCTCGTCGCGGCCGACAGCGACCTCCGCCTCGGTACGTTCGGGCGGACGGTCGAGGGGCGCGACCTCCCGCTCGTCGTCTGGGGCGCCGAGGCGGCCACGGCCGAGGCCGTCCGCGCGACGGGCAAGACGCGCGTGCTCGTCTTCGCCACCATCCACGCGGGCGAGACTGACGGCAAGGACGCCATGCTCGAACTGCTCCGCGACGTGTCCGCTGGCGCGCACGCAGCGTGGCCCGACTCGCTGGTCCTGATGGTCGCGCCCATCTACAACGCGGACGGCAACGAGCGTGTCGGCTACGACAACCGTCCGTACCAACTCGGTCCGGTGGAGGGGATGGGACAGCGTCCCAACGCCGACGGCCTCGACCTGAATCGCGACTTTATGAAGCTCGCCTCGCCCGAGGCGCGTGCGCTGGTCGGTCTGATCCGCGACGCGGACCCGCACGTGGTGGTCGACCTTCACACGACCAACGGGACGTTCATGGGCTATCACCTGACGTATGCGCCCGGCCTCTCGCCCAACACGCCCGCGGGGCTCGACGCCGACCTGTGGGATCGCTGGCTGCCGTCGATCTCGGACGCGATCCTGGCATCCGACGACTTCGCGACGTACCACTACGGCAACGTGCCGGGCGCGTTCGGGGAGGAGACGACCGCGCCGCGGGGCTGGTACTCGTACAGCCCCCAGCCCCGCTATTCCTCCAACTACGTCGGCGTGCGGGGGCGCTACGGGATCCTGTCGGAGTCGTACAGCTATGCGTCCTACGGCGAGCGCGTGGCCGTGTCGCGGCGGTTCGTGGAGGAGATCGTGGACCGGGTCTGGGCGGAGGCGACCCACGTCCGCCAGCGGGTGGCCGAGGCGGACGCGGAGCGAGTGATGGGGCAGACGGTCGCCGTCCGCGCGACCTGGGAGGCGCTGCCGGAGCCGGTCGAGATCCTGCTCGGCGCCGTCGACACGCTCGCGCACCCTGTCACCGGATCGCCGATGTACCAGCGCCGCGACGTGCGCACGCCCGAGACAATGCCCGCCTACGTTCGCTTCGCGCCGTCGGAAACCGTCACGGCGCCGACGGCCTACCTGGTTTCGAGCGAGGTCGCCGACACGGTCGCGCCGCTGCTCGACGGGCACGGCATCCAGTACCGACCGGGTCGTTTTCCCGAAGCGGGGGCGCAGCGCTTCCGAGTCGACAGTGTCCGCACGGCCGCGCGCGCGTTCCAGGACGTGCGGATGCAAGAGGTGTTCGGGACCTGGGAGGAGGCCCCCGCCGGCGTGTCCGGGGCGGGCCTGATCGTCCCGGTGGACCAGCAACTGGGGCGCCTCGTGGTGATGCTTCTGGAGCCCCGCTCCGACGACGGCCTCGTCGCGTGGGGGGTGCTGGCCGGCGCGCTCGCCGAGGACCGTGTGCCCATCCAGCGAATCCCGGCTCGCTAA
- a CDS encoding sodium-dependent transporter: MASPTADASSSARFTSRWGLILSVLGIAVGTGNIWRFPRIAASNAGDGGAGAFLVAWLVFLLVWSIPLIIAEYALGQRGRMGVVGTFAKLAGPKVAWLGAFVAFVAAAIMCYYSVVAGWCAYFMATSLASGLPVTSESSLAAWQAFQASPWPIVLHAAMMGLGVLAVRGGVGTIEKANKILVPTLLAIVVVAVVRAVTLPGAGAGIAYLFTPDWGTLAAPSTWLEALTQNAWDTGAGWGLILTYAAYMRKEDGVVRNAVLTGVGNNVVSLLAGIMIFGIAFAVLGPQMSQPEVLDVMRTSGERGTGLTFIWMPALFAEMPLGAPLAVLFFLALTFAALSSLISMIELSTRVVVDLGAPRTKAVVGVGVVAFLVGVPSALSDRFFGNQDFVWGVALMLSGAFIAYAVIRYGADRLREEIATETDWALPRLWSAWMKVAIPFQAVVLLGWWLYLATTTDFTSRWWDPLEPYSAMSCLVQWGLALGAFFALNSWMVRRLVPSDPS, from the coding sequence CCGCTGGGGCCTCATCCTGAGCGTGCTCGGCATCGCCGTCGGCACAGGCAACATCTGGCGCTTCCCGCGGATCGCGGCGTCGAACGCGGGGGACGGCGGGGCCGGGGCGTTCCTGGTCGCGTGGCTGGTCTTCCTGCTGGTGTGGAGCATCCCGCTCATCATCGCCGAGTACGCGCTCGGGCAGCGCGGGCGGATGGGAGTCGTGGGCACGTTCGCGAAGCTGGCCGGGCCGAAGGTGGCGTGGCTGGGGGCGTTCGTGGCGTTCGTGGCGGCGGCCATCATGTGCTACTACAGCGTGGTGGCGGGCTGGTGCGCCTACTTCATGGCCACCTCGCTGGCCTCGGGGCTGCCCGTGACGAGCGAGTCCTCACTCGCGGCATGGCAGGCGTTCCAGGCGTCGCCCTGGCCGATCGTGCTGCACGCCGCGATGATGGGGCTGGGCGTGCTGGCCGTCCGCGGCGGCGTGGGCACCATCGAGAAGGCCAACAAGATCCTGGTGCCGACGTTGCTCGCCATCGTGGTGGTGGCCGTGGTCCGAGCGGTGACGCTGCCGGGCGCAGGTGCGGGCATCGCCTACCTGTTCACGCCCGACTGGGGCACGCTCGCGGCGCCCTCGACGTGGCTGGAGGCGCTCACGCAGAACGCCTGGGACACGGGCGCGGGCTGGGGCCTGATCCTGACCTACGCCGCCTATATGCGCAAGGAGGACGGCGTCGTCCGCAACGCGGTGCTGACGGGCGTCGGCAACAACGTGGTATCGCTGCTGGCAGGCATCATGATCTTCGGCATCGCCTTCGCCGTGCTGGGGCCACAGATGAGCCAGCCGGAGGTGCTGGACGTGATGCGGACCAGCGGCGAGCGCGGCACGGGCCTCACGTTCATCTGGATGCCCGCGCTGTTCGCGGAGATGCCGCTGGGGGCCCCGCTCGCGGTACTGTTCTTCCTCGCGCTCACCTTCGCTGCGCTCTCCAGCCTGATCTCGATGATCGAACTGTCCACCCGCGTGGTGGTCGACCTGGGGGCACCGCGCACCAAGGCGGTCGTCGGCGTCGGCGTCGTGGCGTTCCTGGTGGGCGTGCCGAGCGCGCTGTCGGACCGCTTCTTCGGCAACCAGGACTTCGTCTGGGGCGTCGCGCTGATGCTGTCGGGCGCGTTCATCGCGTACGCCGTGATCCGCTACGGGGCCGATCGGCTCCGGGAGGAGATCGCGACCGAGACCGACTGGGCGCTGCCGCGCCTCTGGAGCGCCTGGATGAAGGTGGCGATCCCGTTCCAGGCCGTCGTGCTGCTGGGCTGGTGGCTGTATCTCGCCACGACGACCGACTTCACGAGCCGCTGGTGGGACCCGCTGGAGCCGTACAGCGCCATGTCGTGCCTCGTGCAGTGGGGCCTCGCGCTCGGCGCGTTCTTCGCCCTCAACTCGTGGATGGTCCGCCGTCTCGTCCCCTCCGACCCCTCGTGA